The sequence below is a genomic window from Bradyrhizobium septentrionale.
GCCTCGCGCATCACGCGGCCGGTCAGTTCGGATGACGCGATGCCCTTGAGGTTCTTCGGCGAGGTGCCTTCGCGCAGCGCCTTCAGCGTCTCGTAGACGGCTTGCGTGGCGGCGGCGAACGGCGCATGGCCCTGCAGCGCGATCCTGACGCGCTGGCTTGCCAGATAGTCCAGCGCAGTCATCTCCTCCGGCGCGCCGCCGAGCACGATCGGCAGCGTCGTCGCGGCCGAAAGCGCCTCCAGCTCGCCGCGCGACTTGATGCCGGTGAAGAACAGGCCGTCGACGCCGACCGCTTCATAGGCCCTGGCGCGTGCAATCGCGTCGTCGAGACTTGTGATCGAGACGGCGCCGGTCCGGCCCAGGATCACGAGCGACGGATCGCTGCGGCCGTCGAGCGCAGCCTTCATCTTGCCGACGCCTTCCTCGAGCGAGATCAGCTGCGTCTTGGCCTGGCCGAACGCCTGCGGCAGCAGCGTGTCCTCGATGGTGAGGCCGGCGGCACCGGCGGCTTCCACTTCCTGTACGGTGCGACGAACGTTGAGCGCATTGCCGTAGCCGTGGTCGGCATCGACAAGCACCGGCAGGGCCGAAGCACGCGACATCCGGCGTATCTGCTCGGCGAACTCGGTCAGCGTGATCAGCGCGATATCGGGATCGCCGAGCACGGCGAGCGAGGCGACCGAGCCACCGAACATGCCGAGCTCGAACCCGAGATCCTCGGCAATCCGGATCGAGGCCGCGTCATAGACCGAGCCCGGGCGGATACAGGTTGATCCACTCAAAATCGATCGCAGTGCTTCGCGGCGTTTGCGGAAAGCCATGGTGTTTTCTCCATCCACGTCATTGCGAGGAGCGAAGCGACGAAGCAATCCACCTCTCGTCATATGGGGTTAGATGGATTGCTTCGCTGGCGCTCGCAATGACGGTGCTAAGCGAACTCCAGGATCAGCGCATCGACCGCGAGCGTGGCGCCGGCGGCGGCGTGGATCTTCTTGACCGTGCCGTCGCGCTCGGCGCGCAGCACGTTCTGCATCTTCATGGCTTCCACGACCGCCAGCGTCTCGCCGGCCTTGACCTCCTGGCCCTCGGCCACGGCGATCGACACCACGAGACCGGGCATCGGGCACAGCAGCTTCTTGCCGGTGTCGGCCGCGGAGGTCACCGGCATCAGCCGCGCCGACGTCGCCTCGGTCTCGGTGAAGACGTAGACCGGCACCTCATGGCCCTGATGCGCGAGCCGGAAGCCGTTGTTGATGGCCCGCACCTGCACGGCGACAAAATTGCCGTCGATGGTGCCCTGCCAGACCGGCTCGCCCGGCGCCCAGCTCGACACCAGATTGTGCGGATTGCCCGGCAGCCCGTCGGCGCCGATGAAGCGCACCGTGACGGCGTCGTCCTCGCGCGCGACGTCGAGCGCGATCTCGGCGCGGTCGAGCCACACCGCGCGACGGCGCTCGCGCTGCACCACGCGGCCACCCATCTGGCCGGAAATCTGCCGCTTGCGTTCGCCCAACACGTGATCGATCGCAGCGCCGACCGCGGCCAACCGCCGCGCGATCTCGCCCTCGGGCGCGCGCGCCGAAAATCCTTTCGGGAATTCCTCGGCGATGAACCCGGTCGAGAGCCGGCCCTCGCGCCAGCGCGGATGGTTCATCAACGCCGACAGGAACGGAATGTTGTGCCTGATGCCGTCAACATAGAACGCATCGAGCGCGGTGGCCTGCGCTTCGATCGCGGCTGCACGTGACGGAGCATGGGTGACGAGCTTGGCGATCATCGGATCGTAATGAATTGAGATCTCGCCGCCCTCCTGGACGCCGGTGTCGTTGCGGATCGTGATGCCGTCATGGCTGGCCTCGGCCGGCGGACGGTATTTCACCAGGCGTCCGATCGACGGCAGGAAGTTGCGGAACGGGTCCTCGGCATAGACGCGGGACTCCACCGCCCAGCCGGTCAGCGTCACGTCCTTCTGCGCGAGCGCGAGCTTCTCGCCGGCCGCGACCCGGATCATCTGCTCGACGAGGTCGATACCGGTGATCAGCTCGGTGACGGGATGCTCGACCTGCAGGCGGGTGTTCATCTCCAGGAAGTAGAAGCTCTTATCCTGGCCGGCGACGAACTCCACGGTGCCCGCCGAATCGTAGTTCACGGCCTTGGCCAGCGCGACCGCCTGCTCGCCCATCTTGCGGCGGGTCTGCTCGTCGAGCAGCGGCGACGGCGCCTCCTCGATGACCTTCTGGTTGCGGCGCTGGATCGAGCATTCGCGCTCGCCGAGATAGATCACGTTGCCATGCTTGTCGCCGAGCACCTGGATCTCGATGTGCCTGGGATCGGTGATGAACTTCTCGATGAAGACGCGGTCGTCACCGAACGACGACTTCGCCTCCGCCTTGGCGAGGTTGAAGCCTTCGGCGACCTCCGACTTGGAATGCGCGATGCGCATGCCCTTGCCGCCGCCACCGGCGGAGGCCTTGATCATCACGGGATAGCCGATCTCGTCGGCGATCTGGACGGCGTGCTTGTCGTCCTCGATGACGCCGAGATGACCCGGCACGGTCGAGACCTTGGCCTTGGCCGCCGCTTTCTTGGATTCGATCTTGTCGCCCATCGCGGCGATCGCACCGGGGTTCGGGCCGATGAACACGATGCCGGCAGCTTCCAGCGCACGCGGAAACGCCTCGCGCTCGGACAGGAAGCCGTAACCGGGATGCACGGCCTCAGCGCCCGTCTTGCGGCAGGCCTCGACGATCTTGTCGATCAAAAGGTAGCTCTCGGCCGCGGCGGGCGGGCCGATCAGCACGGCTTCATCGGCCATCTCGACATGCAGCGCGTCGCGGTCGGCCTCGGAATAGACGGCGACCGTCTCAATCCCCATACGGCGCGCAGTCTTGATGACCCGGCAGGCGATCTCGCCGCGATTTGCGATCAGGATTCGTTTGAACATGCTCTTGCTTGGGCTTTTTCGACTTGAATTTGTCTATTGGGTAGGATCCTCCCCGCGCAATCCGGCACGGGCGATTGGCCACTCCGTGGTACAGCAAATTACCCCGGAGGCAACGGTCTAATGCAGACCCTGCCGGGTGCTTGGCCGTTTCTTGGCGGTAGCCTGAGGGGTATTTCAGCCCGAATAGGTCTTGAAGCGGCCGCGCGAATGCGCCTTCGCCACGGCTTTCATCAGCTCGCTGACCTCGTTCTCCAGGAATTCATTGGCAACGATCAGCGCCCGGATGGTTGCGCGCAAATTGCCGCCGCAGGCCGAGATGGCCTGATCGACAGCCGCTTCCAGCCCGTCATCGTCGTCAGATTCGGGCCGTGCAGACATCATGAGGTATCCGGGATTCAGCTGGCACATCACGTTCCTATTTTGTTCTCGTCGAGTCAATCGGATCTTTGATCGGATGCCACCGCGCAGGCGGCTCGCACGAACGGGCCCGTTCTCGAACGGGCCTTGGTTGGATCGCGCCGGCCTGTGCTAGAAGTTCGGCTGCCCGCCCAAGACCTGACATCCAAGACCTGACATCCAAGACCTGCCATCAAGACCTGCCATCAAGACCTGCCATCAAGACCTGACGCCCAAGCCCTGACGTCCAAAGCCCTGAAGTGAGAATGATGCGGTTTCGAAATCCGGTCGCCACGACGCTTCTCCTGACCTGCCTGTCTGCGACGCCTGGCCTGTCTGCAGCCCCCGCCCTCGCCGCCTCAGCGGTCATCAAGGATGCCGGCACTGTTCAGCTCGGCAACACGACCTATCGGCTCGACGGCATCGACGCGCCGGCCGCCGATCAGCTCTGCATCGACGAGCATGCCGATGTCTGGAGCTGCGGGATCGAGGCGCGCGACCAGCTCACCAGGCTGATCGGCGGCAAGCCGATTCACTGCGACGATATCGGCGTCGACCCCACCTTCAAGAAGCGCCGCCTCGGCGTCTGCAAGATCGAGGGCGACCCGACCAGCCTGAGCGAGCTGCTGGTCCAGAAGGGCTACGCCCTCAATGTCGAGACGTCGGCCACTGGCCGATTCAAGCCGGACGAAGCGACCGCGAGGGATAGTCGTGCCGGGCTCTGGAAAGGCTGCTTCGTGGCGCCGCGCGATTTCCGGACCGGCAAGAAGGACGGCGCCCTGCTCGGCAACGCCTGTCCGGCCAACCGCGACAAGCAGATCCGCGATGCGCTCTTCCCCGACGACCTGCCGATGCCGGCAAGCTGCAACATCAAGGGCAAATACGCCGTGCGCGCCCGCGTCACCGGCAATGTCGGCATCTATCACCTGCAGGCGTGCCGCAGTTACCCCGGCCTCAACAATCCGGATCGCTGGTTCTGCTCCGAGGAGGATGCCCAGGCCGCCGGGTTCCGGAGGGCCTATAATTGCCGTCCGCCCAAAGACCAAGCCAAGGTCAAGTGAAGACCAAGTGAAGCGCAAGTGAAGAGCAAGCGACCGCGATAAATCACGCTGGCAAAGCCGCCTTGTCCTGTGTGAAAATGCGCCAAGAGGTTGCCGGCGCGTATGACCCCCCCCGATCCCGCTGATGTGCTCCCCGAAACTGCGGCAGCCGAACGGCTGCGGCAGCACCTTGAGGAGATCGCACGTGAACGCGATCGCGCCCATCGCGAGCTCCAGGAGCGCGAGGCCGAGCTGGCGCGGATCCAGCGCATCGCCCGGGTCGGCGGGCTCGAGATCGATTTCCGCGACGGCGTGCGCAACCGCCGCTCTCCCGAATATCTCCTGGTGCACGGGTTGCCGCCCGAAGAGGTCAACGAGACCTATGAGAACTGGGTCGCGCGCATTCATCCCGAGGACCGCGAACGCACCATCCAGCATCTGTTCGGCGTGCTCAAGGCCGGCGGCGAGGACTACTCGGCCGAATACCGCATCATCCGCCCGAACGACGGCGAGAGCCGCTGGATCCGCGTCGTCGCCAAGATCGAGCGCGACCGCAGCGGCCGAGCGATGCGGCTGGTCGGCGCCGATCTCGACGTTACCGATCAGATGCTGGCGCAGGAGACCCTGCGCGAGAGCGAGGAACGCTTCCGCCTGATCGCCGACAGCGCGCCGGTGCCGATCTGGGTGACCAAGCTCGACCGCACCCGCTCCTTCGCCAACCAGGCCTATCTCGATTTCCTTGGCCTGCCGTTCGAGGAAGCGGTCGTGTTCGACTGGCGCAAGGCGCTGCATCCGGATGATCTGCCGAACATCCTGCAGGAGCAGATCACCGGTGAGCTCTCGCTCAAGCCGTTCGTGCTCGAGGCGCGCTACCGCAATGCGGCCGGCGATTGGCGCTGGCTGCGTTCGGAATCGCAACCGCGCTGGGACCCGACCGGCAAGCATATCGGCTTCATCGGCGTCGCCCACGACATCACGGCCGCCAAGGAAGCCGAGATCGAGCTGCGCAAGCTCAACGAGTCGCTGGAGCGGCGCATCCTCGAGCGCACCGCGCAGCTCGAATCCCGCGAAGCCCAGACCCGCGCGATCCTGGAAACCAGCCATCAATATCAGATGCTGCTGAACCGGGATGGCGTCCTGCTCTACACCAACCAGACTGCGCTCGCCGGCATCGGCACCGATGCCGCCGATGTCGTGGGCAAGCCGTTCTGGGACACGCCGTGGTTCGCTGCGACCGACGGCATGCCGCGCCTGATCCAGAATGCCTTCACGACCGCAATGCGCGGCGAGGAGGTCAAGATCGAGCTGTTACTGCGCCTGCCGGCGGGCGAGCGCTATTTCGATTTC
It includes:
- a CDS encoding acetyl-CoA carboxylase biotin carboxylase subunit; its protein translation is MFKRILIANRGEIACRVIKTARRMGIETVAVYSEADRDALHVEMADEAVLIGPPAAAESYLLIDKIVEACRKTGAEAVHPGYGFLSEREAFPRALEAAGIVFIGPNPGAIAAMGDKIESKKAAAKAKVSTVPGHLGVIEDDKHAVQIADEIGYPVMIKASAGGGGKGMRIAHSKSEVAEGFNLAKAEAKSSFGDDRVFIEKFITDPRHIEIQVLGDKHGNVIYLGERECSIQRRNQKVIEEAPSPLLDEQTRRKMGEQAVALAKAVNYDSAGTVEFVAGQDKSFYFLEMNTRLQVEHPVTELITGIDLVEQMIRVAAGEKLALAQKDVTLTGWAVESRVYAEDPFRNFLPSIGRLVKYRPPAEASHDGITIRNDTGVQEGGEISIHYDPMIAKLVTHAPSRAAAIEAQATALDAFYVDGIRHNIPFLSALMNHPRWREGRLSTGFIAEEFPKGFSARAPEGEIARRLAAVGAAIDHVLGERKRQISGQMGGRVVQRERRRAVWLDRAEIALDVAREDDAVTVRFIGADGLPGNPHNLVSSWAPGEPVWQGTIDGNFVAVQVRAINNGFRLAHQGHEVPVYVFTETEATSARLMPVTSAADTGKKLLCPMPGLVVSIAVAEGQEVKAGETLAVVEAMKMQNVLRAERDGTVKKIHAAAGATLAVDALILEFA
- a CDS encoding isocitrate lyase/PEP mutase family protein, whose translation is MAFRKRREALRSILSGSTCIRPGSVYDAASIRIAEDLGFELGMFGGSVASLAVLGDPDIALITLTEFAEQIRRMSRASALPVLVDADHGYGNALNVRRTVQEVEAAGAAGLTIEDTLLPQAFGQAKTQLISLEEGVGKMKAALDGRSDPSLVILGRTGAVSITSLDDAIARARAYEAVGVDGLFFTGIKSRGELEALSAATTLPIVLGGAPEEMTALDYLASQRVRIALQGHAPFAAATQAVYETLKALREGTSPKNLKGIASSELTGRVMREAETKARSGEFLGLKK
- a CDS encoding thermonuclease family protein, whose protein sequence is MRFRNPVATTLLLTCLSATPGLSAAPALAASAVIKDAGTVQLGNTTYRLDGIDAPAADQLCIDEHADVWSCGIEARDQLTRLIGGKPIHCDDIGVDPTFKKRRLGVCKIEGDPTSLSELLVQKGYALNVETSATGRFKPDEATARDSRAGLWKGCFVAPRDFRTGKKDGALLGNACPANRDKQIRDALFPDDLPMPASCNIKGKYAVRARVTGNVGIYHLQACRSYPGLNNPDRWFCSEEDAQAAGFRRAYNCRPPKDQAKVK